The segment TTACCCCCTACCAATTGTAAGTCCACGAAGTCCATATCTTCAATAAGATCAGAGAACTCTATCATACCTAGAGTTCTCCTTTTGCAATTTCTCTTTTCTGATGGATATCTTATGATGTTGAAATCTCCACACACTGCCCAAGGTCCCTCAAAAAGACTTCTAACAGCACCTATTTCCTCCCTCACATGCTCTCTCTCAGGTCTCCATTAGGAGCATAGACTCCTGTTGTGGTAATTGAAATCCTGAAACACTGCCTCAAACTTGCAGGTGAGGGTGTAGGAACCTGTTTCCAGTACTTCCCCTTTCCATGATCTACTGTCCCATAACATAAAAATGCCTCCCCCTAGTGCCACTTGCTTGTAAACAAACATACTTAACCCATCGACCACCCCAAATCTCTTTTATTATATGATGGATCTTCCCCTCTAACTTTGACTCTTGTAGACATACAATGTCAGCCTTCCAGTTGGAGATTAAACTCTTCACAAATCTCTTTTATCCCCGCTATTTAATCCCCGAACATTCCAGGACACAAGTTTTACATTCATTGTAAAACTTTGTCCTTTTCCCCCCTCTCTCTCTTCCCCTcacatttgaaattaatatcaaaAGAAGTCAGGCTTTTCAATTCCTGAACCCCCTTGTACCTAGGCCTTTTGCTAATAGAATCACTTTCTATCTTCCTAGCTTGTCTGCAACTGTCTATTTGCATAAGTAGCTCCAGAGATTCCTCCCCATGTCCTTGTAAGTCCACACCAAACATTTTTCCCAGCTTGATAAGATTTTGTCTTACCCACATAGAtgtttccttctctttttgtACTGCGGAGCTCATGTCATTTTGTATGGGATACGCATCCTCCACCACCCActcctcaatttgtttgtcAGTCTGCATGCTTGATGTGGTATTTTGATCCTTCTGAATTTCCAGAAATAAATCTGGTTTATCACTGCTAACCTCCATCGCCATCGTTTTGGGGGGATTCAAAGCATCTCCTGAGTTTATAATTGAGTTCCCATGTTCTGCATGCCCTTCTTTTGTTATAGTATCATGTTGCAGAATAGTGCTCTTAAGAACTGGAGCATGGTCCTCTATTTCAAAGCATAAAGGATCAATAAAGGCTACCTCACTTAGGCCTGATAAgtcatttaaaatgatatttgcTCTATCAGGCCCAATTAGTATTGCCCCAGCCCAAAAAGTTTCTCAAATAGACTTGGGTCTCTACTTCCTTAGCACATGAATGTGGGGTCTCATTTAAAAAGACTCCAGCTGTCTCTGGGAGTCCCATGTCTGTAGGAGACAACTCTATTACCTGTTGGTTAAAAGACAGTGGCAGACCTCCAGTTTCTTTGCTACACTCTCCCAGCTCCGGCATGACTAGCTGGTGATTTTCTTCTACCGCCGGCATCAAGATTTGAAATCGAACTTCCCTCTCTACCCAAATTGGGATATCCCGTCTCTCTCAATCGAAATCTCGCTCGGGCAGTTTTTTCCATCTCCACGGATTTTAATTCTTGCCCACTTTTAATGGTTCTTCAAATCCGTCTCCTCCTCAGTTTTGACCCATCCTCCACAAAGATTTCCAATTTCTATGAAGATTCTTTGTGACCAAAGTTGTAAAGGTACTCCTAAAGCTCTAATCCAAGTGGATTTGGCTTTTTGATTAGAATCTTCACATCCTACTACTGGGTTCCACCACTGAAGATTAAATATGATTTCTCCCACCTTCACTCCCTCTGTAAGATTTGTTCTGCCATGTTCCTGTTTGGAAATTCGAAGAGGAACATGTTGTTGACCATCTCGTAAATGTTAATCCCAAACACTCTGTTCCAAGAGACTACAATCCATCTCCTGATGTCTGATAAAGAGGGAAGTTGTGTTTCTCCCTCATTTAAAGAGCTCACAATGCACCTCTTGAAAAGTCCAGTGTCTCTTGCCCCTGGTGTCTCTGTAACTTGAAGGTTTCCTTCACTGTACGAGATCTCAGTCTCACCCAAAGTGTTTGATCTCCATTTGCTTTCTCCAGCTGCTGTGGCATAAGAGAGGTCTTTAAAAAGTTTGGGTTGTACTACATTATTCAGTTGGTGACAGCATTGAATGAACCTCTCTATCTTAAAGGCTATCTCATTTCACCCAGCATCTATAGCTAACTCTGGAACTATTATAACTACTCTTTCCATACCAGCAAGAGTTAAAATGCTCAAGAATCTACCGTACTCATTCACTTTCCTAGTGCAGAAAGTCTCAGtgaatttttctttgtatttccATTTTCTGGTTCCTTTTTCTCTATCCTTGGATGCTTCCTTGAGGACTGTGCAGAGTCATTTCATGATTTTCGCACTCATAGAAGACCTTCTCATCAGTTTGCGGCTTCTCTCGACCCATTCAAACCAAATGTTTCTCCCCACTGTCCATCTTGTTATATCGAAAGACTTGAAGCCTGCGTTGAAATATATCCTGTTTTCCTCCATCATAGATCAAGAGAGGAAGAGCTCTGCTagtgaaagaagaaaataatgaaaaaaagagaGTTCGGTGAAAAGGCTACCGCGGTGGGAGTTGAGAGTAGAAAGAAAGGACGTTTTCGGCAAGGAGTTGCCGGAAAAAGAGTTTTCTCTCTCCTATGAAGTAGGAGAAAGGGGAGTGTTGGGAGTAGTGCCTGGGAGGAAGTATTTAACACATTTCAACATTTAGAATAACACTATGTATTGATTGTGTTAATCAAGACTTTAACTTTCCTAGCCTAATTATTATAGGAATAAAGTATTTCTTATTGTAGTTGATTGTCTTAATTAGTTATCACATTCGTTGTACAAATAGCATTTCTAATGGGATATAAACACACGAGAAGTACAATAAGTTGTTCTTATTCTAAAATCTTCATGGGTATCAGATCTTGTCTTAATTAGTTATCGGATTCATTGTACAAATAGCCTTTCTACTGGGATGTAAAGACACCAGAAATACAAGAAGTCGTTCTTATTCTAAAATCTTCGTGGGTATCAGAGCCATTGCTGTCTATTGAGGTGAGGTTTCTTCATTCGCAGCACTAGAGTACCTTCTCCTCAAAAAGACGTCGAGTGTTCTCCCTCACTATTACAGTAGATTTCTGAGCCCTTCATCAGTGTTATGGGATAACTAATACCACCAGAGCTTTCCCTGCCTTCGGCGACCAAACCCCATAAAACAGATCTGACAAAGACTGTCGTAGGCTCCGCCAACAGTCACGCCTCTGGTAATGCGTCAGCTACATGCGCCGGCGAGTGAcctttttgaagaaattttttcCATTATGGTTGCAGGCCTCTCCCGACCTCACCCAATCAGCTTTAATTTTTCCGGACCACTGAAGTGAGGGTCCAAGTGAATggcatgaattttttttttttttttgaaactggtaacaTTTTTTATTCCTCAGCATTAAGGGCTATGCTGGCCACCTCCAATAGTTGTTACTCGGAAAGAAAAAGTTGGAGATACTTACAATGCTCTTATGAAATCCACTAGTTGGATATCTTCATCTATATTCTTTCTTAACACCAAAAGCCTAAGGAAGTAATTACTTTTTACATAATCTTTTCTATAGTACATTCTTTCCCTTAAAACATTCTCTGATTTCTTTCTTTTCGTAGGGTCCACCAAATGCATGCTGGAACTGGGCTCCACCACCTCGTCTGACTTTTGATGCCTCCCCATCTAATCCAGCACCTTATTAGATCTGCTGTCTGTTCTGGCATGGTCCAGCTGATGTTGAATATGCTGGGGTGAAGAGGGCCCAAATCTGTGTTGTCACTTTACAGTGTAGAATAAATGTTTGTTGGTCTCAAGGGTCTTCCTTACATAAGAGACCTTGATGCAAAATTGATGCCCCTCTTTTGCACCTGCTTACTCCCCCCCTCCATTTGTATAGCCTGTTAACAGAGAACTTCCCCTTTTTTTGGTGATCCCAAGTCGGTCTATCTGGATCCAAATTAGTCCTAGGACACCCGAGCTTCACCACCTCACCAATTTTCCTGTCAGTAAGAAGTCCTCTGAAGACTAGGTTCCAACCATTCGTGGTCCACATCTCCTCTATTCTTTAATCAGGGTTAGAGCTTATGGAAAGATTCCAGGGAATAAGTTTCTTAGAATCCCTTGATCACACCATTTGTCTGTCCAGAACTGTCTGATCTCCCGTTCCCACAAGAATCTTAGTGTTATGTTTTAGCTGTTCCAGTAATTTTAGTTCTCTGCTCTCCAACTCCGTATGTAGAGATCACTCCATTTGTGCACCAATGGTCTACTTGCCCATATTTATGATGAACTACCTCTTTCCATAGGGCCGGATTTTCATAAACACATCTCCGTAACCATTTGTTTAACAAACACTTGTTCTGTAACTTAAGGTTTCTGACTCTCAATTCCCCATTCTTCCTATTCTGTTGGACTGCCACCCATTTAACCAGATTGAACCCCTTCTCAATTTCGTTTCCTTGCCACTGAAAGTTCCTCCTCAAGAAATCCAATGCCTTTATCACCTTTTCCAGGAATTGGGAACAATGACATCACATAAGTTAGCATGGAATCCAACACtgaattaattaagttactCTTCCTCACAGGGATAAGTATTGAGACTTCCATAATGTCAATTCTTTCTCAGACTTTTCTATTATGCCATCCCAGATCTGAATTGCTTTATGTTTGGATCCCAATGGCATGCTTTTCCACCTTGCACTTAAGAATGCTTTCCAGGGATTCAACTGCACAACCTTCCTTGATTGGGAACATGCTACTCTTCCTCCAGTTGACTTTAAGGCCTGAGCAAGCTTCAAATATAACCAGAATCACCCTCAAGTTAAAATTTTGCGCCTATTTTACTTCACAGAAAACTACTGTATCATCAGCATACAGTACTTGCTCAAACTGTGGAATAGACCCTAGATTTGTGTTGTGACTTTGCAGTgtagaatatttattattttgtgtgtGCCCGGTTAGaagttttattaattaatttagttaccatgttatttatttaactataaATCAACTATTTTTTACAATATTAGTTACAAATCTATAgttctttaatattttcaaaaaacaatatGCATCTTTACCTAGTGatagataaaatttaataatcttTCTTACATAGACACATTTGTCAAACATTTAGGATTACTTTTTTTGATAGAGATTTAACTGTAAAATTACACTTCTGCAACCACACATCATGTTAGTAATTATATTATGACAAACAAAGAAATCTTTGTGACTACTACCAGGCTGTATAATTACTTCCCTAGTAATTACATCAAATGCAATCATGAGGTGGCTTTCCAAACAAATCCTTAATGTTCAATTTTTCATGCCAAGTGTTTTACGATCAGATATGTACATTCATGTTTGTGGTTACAATTTCTTTAAGCAGCATGGACTGTCtttattagttaaaatttttgTGATCCATACTTGTTTGATGAATTATCCTTGTTGAAAATTCATAATGGTATGGAACGTATTTTCCAATACATTGTTTTGAAGTCTAGTACGTTCGCAGTATATTTGAAGTTGGAAAGGTTGGACAACAATTTAATCAAGGGGTAAAATGCTTGCCAGATCGTGTTTGGACTCTCAAAGACAGATACAGGGAAGGGTATTATGACTCACCAGGACATGTCTGGAGACCTCCAGGAGCTTTTGTACATATGCCATCGAATATATCTTGTATAAAGATGTCCCAAAAGCACCCTGCACCTGTTAGTGATGCTTCTTTAAAGCATATTCTGTATCCTTTTTAAGGGTTGAGCAATCAATAGCTTCTTGCCTTAATAAATAGGTTTTGTTCCTCATTGTTATATTGTCCTCTTCAACTATAATAATGTAAGTTGGCTGGTCTGATTTTGTCTTTGGTGACTCATACGACACATTTGTTTTCAATCCAAGGCTAGAGCTTTCGATTTGTcgggtatataaaattttacttgcctgtttgaaatttaataaatttactttaGTGTTTGCTGGTGTAATACTTTTTGCTGCTTCTTGTATATTGGAGTACTAAAGTAGTTAAATTGACCAGCTTTTTATTCTTGTAGATCTTCAAATTTGTAAAAAGTAACTGTTATCTTTGGTTTTGGCTCACTGCTCTTCAAAAATTAAGTCTTTCCGCTCCACTCTAAAGTCCATACCTACTCGAAGTAAGACAACCAAAACATGATTGAAATCGTACATTCTTgtcacattttttttcctttccttttcttctgttttcttttttcttttgagaaagGTGACAAAGTCTGTATCACACTTGTGAGACTTAACGCTAGAGCTCAGGATAACTACTATGGGAGCTGAATCATCTGGTGGAACAGTCAACATTCTGAACCTCAGTGAACCACTAGATCTTAATTCAAGTATACCTACTGATAGAACAAGAATTTCTGAGATTGCTTCATTTGAGTGTACAGTTTGGACAGCAGATCGTAGTCATGATCAGAAACAAGCAGTAGTAGGCTAGTTCTTTCCTCCATGTTTGCTGTTACTAAAGTCCCTTTGCTAATATAGAATTCCAATTTTGAGATTAATTGGCCTTTGAAATGCAATTCCCATGCTGTCATTTCAATGTTTTACCCTCTGATTTGAAGTAAACTCTGCTCTTTTGTGATCCAAGTTGTCAAACTTTAATTATGGGTTGTGTCTATTTAATTTACTTGGCCTGCATGTTTTATTGAAGTTCcaagaagaaaaatactttTCTTCATTGCTAGTTTCTTATATCCTGCTTAATATTATATAGGAACCAACAGAGGAGCTGCAATGTTGGACATAGAAACAGGAGTGAAATCCTGGGTTCGTCGGTCTAAAAGCGACGTGTTCTCCATACAATTTGATAATTCAGTAAATTTCTCATACTCCATCATTTGTGCTTTAATTACTTATTGTGGCATTGTATAAATTGCAATTAGTTGTACAAGAGAATTTATAATCTTGCAAACCTTCATATTAACAATTGGTTTACAAGATTTCATAAAACATGAAGATGACAAATACCGTCGTCTGTTCACTGAACTAGTAATCCAAATTGGTCATGCTTTGTTTCTAAAGTTACATaattagtcaatccaaataAATGCACATTATCATATTCATTTATGTATTCATTGAAAACTGAACTGTTGGATTTTTTCAATTCTTGCTTTTGTGATACACATGGACATGAATATAGTATATTCCTAGCTCTTCAAACTTGTCTTTCATCTGCAACAAGGTGCTCACTTGATGAACTTTTGTGACAATTGGAAATGACAAGCATCCTCTGGAATCATCTGTAACATTTCTTATGCATCCTGGAAGGTGAAGTTTCTGACATTGTGTTTTCAGAatattcctctttttttttgtattgcaGGAAAATACTGTTTTATGTGGGCTAAGAAATGGAACAATTTTATCCATCGATACCCGTCTAAAACCAGGAGAATTTTCTGGTAGGCTTCCTCAGAATAGAATTCCGTGCCATTCTAGTGGGTCTTCTAGTAGGTTTAAAAGCGCTGCTAGAGATTCCTTCCAGGTATTAACTGCTTTCACTAGGAGCGTGTGTGTTCTTTTCTTTCAGTAAACTTCCCTCCAGCCCACCGCATTTGCAAGAGCAGTAGTGAACTTCTTCTATCCCAAATTACAGCCATGGTTTGAGtttatgttattactcaaagATGGGAAATTAGAGAGTTCATTTTTGAACAGGACCCAGTTGTTGGGAACTTTCAAATTCAATTCTGGAACACAAAGTTAAATCCCCCTTTATCGTCAGGCAATCTAACATTCATTTAGAAACAACAAAGTTAGTCATTTTAAGTGGATGTCAAGCAAAGATAAAATTACATTCATTTACGCTTTGTTGTTATAATGGAAGACAAGCTAAAAATTAAAGGCATCATTAGGAGCACTTGATTAGGAGTTTTTATCATTTACACATGTTCAATTTACAGAAACTGGTAGTTGTCCCAAATGTTTCAACAATGGAAGTATTGAATGTGAAAAATGTCCGTTTAGTTCAATAAGATACCAATTATGTTGTTGTAGTGATATCAGTTTCATTTAAATAGGGCCTTGGGGGCTTTGAATGTGACAGAAGAGCTTATATCATTTGCTCATGTTTAATTCATTGGATTGGTTTTCTCAAATGTTGCAGTAATGGAATAATTCAACAGGAAAATTGTTTAGACATTTCAGAAAGACTCCCCAATGCTGTCTTCTCGTTATGAAAATCAGTTCATTTAGGAATGGCCTCTTAGGCTATGAATTTTCTGCTCTACTCTTAAATTTTTGTGGTTGAAGATATTATGAGAGCTCCATATTTGTTAGATAAACACTTGTAAAAATTGGTGGATATCTTTTTTCTATGCAGCTCAAAGGGAGGATGTATCACTGCAACACAATCTCTATGCCTTCATCTGTATGTTGGTTAGTGAGCTTTCTTTTGCAATATTACATGAGGACTTCTCATTTTTTGcttaattcattaataaattcttttcttgcttttttCTCCCTTTCCTGATATTGCAGTTTGGCACCTTTGAGACTTTATGAGCAATGTTTCCTGGCAAGCTCTATGGATGGATCGGTTAGTATTTAATGTGATTCCTTGGGCTATATACTAGGGTTTTCTCTCAGCTGTTTTTGCAATCCTTGATGATGAGCATTATCTTGATGCTTCCCACCCAAGTCTGTCCCTTAACGTTTGTGTTAAAAGGGCTCCAGAAGAATCAATCCTTTTTTACAAGTGTAATAGCTGGAGATGGTTTATCTCTTTGCACATAATGTAGTTGTGGCAGCGGAAAATTCTCTTTCGGAGCATGCTTCATTGAGATTTCAAAAATACATAATGTAGTGGTGGGCACCTGAGTCTCAAATTATCGCATTTTCTTAGATGCCACGAAGCTtatgattattatcattattcttTAGTTTCTGTTAGTTATCCATAACTTTAAGAAGCAGAGACAGTGAGAGATACTATCCCATTGATCGTGGTATGCTGGTACTACCTAGTAGTTTCTTTGCATGATTATTCGATTCTTAATGTTTTTCTTTCCAAGGTCTCTCTTTGTTGAATTTCCTTCTAAAAGTTTCCGTTCCATTTAAAGTCCAACAACATGCTAATGGTTTTGGTTTCTCAATTTGGAATAAGAGGACTGGTTTTATTGTAACTGTAGTTTCTAAGCTGATCTATGTTTCTAGAATTTTAGGCCTTAAAATTTGGtttcttggtttatcttttACATTTTCATAGTTTGAGATGACTTCTTGTTTGCGAATACCTGCATTTTCTCTGCATAGTTTGAGCTTTTTTTTCCTAAGAGATGGGCAGGGAGTCCCCGATAAGAACAACTAGTTCCTGCTTGTGCAAGGGTCCTTTGGTTGGTGAACAagttatactaggattataatACAGGGATCAAATAAT is part of the Solanum lycopersicum chromosome 1, SLM_r2.1 genome and harbors:
- the LOC101252105 gene encoding WD repeat-containing protein 21 isoform X2, producing the protein MPKELPGFYYDAEKNRYFPIKGPIPGSSKKRKSPSPIVSTKERDKGKCMKSGSNNLLHVRELCGKVIASRKGKLNFQMEFLKKQASYPLIWKYDGTQRIVNTALEHLTVDQNTPEGPVETDILLTGGMNGSLCIFEVGKVGQQFNQGVKCLPDRVWTLKDRYREGYYDSPGHVWRPPGAFVHMPSNISCIKMSQKHPAPVSDASLKHILITTMGAESSGGTVNILNLSEPLDLNSSIPTDRTRISEIASFECTVWTADRSHDQKQAVVGTNRGAAMLDIETGVKSWVRRSKSDVFSIQFDNSENTVLCGLRNGTILSIDTRLKPGEFSGRLPQNRIPCHSSGSSSRFKSAARDSFQLKGRMYHCNTISMPSSVCCLAPLRLYEQCFLASSMDGSINLYDRRLMRGAIQSYLGNKNSHSRIQLGVDSSETMVMSGGEDYHLRLWSIKSGELLFDDKFMDSIPSVVSWPKTEGLLGMGKQIQGAWLGSEEGLFFMDWP
- the LOC101252105 gene encoding uncharacterized protein isoform X3, with amino-acid sequence MEIGRQRSSGVQEMKVFIERDKGKCMKSGSNNLLHVRELCGKVIASRKGKLNFQMEFLKKQASYPLDLFPFYYDQLSPKIWKYDGTQRIVNTALEHLTVDQNTPEGPVETDILLTGGMNGSLCIFEVGKVGQQFNQGVKCLPDRVWTLKDRYREGYYDSPGHVWRPPGAFVHMPSNISCIKMSQKHPAPVSDASLKHILITTMGAESSGGTVNILNLSEPLDLNSSIPTDRTRISEIASFECTVWTADRSHDQKQAVVGTNRGAAMLDIETGVKSWVRRSKSDVFSIQFDNSENTVLCGLRNGTILSIDTRLKPGEFSGRLPQNRIPCHSSGSSSRFKSAARDSFQLKGRMYHCNTISMPSSVCCLAPLRLYEQCFLASSMDGSINLYDRRLMRGAIQSYLGNKNSHSRIQLGVDSSETMVMSGGEDYHLRLWSIKSGELLFDDKFMDSIPSVVSWPKTEGLLGMGKQIQGAWLGSEEGLFFMDWP
- the LOC101252105 gene encoding uncharacterized protein isoform X4 — encoded protein: MEIGRQRSSGVQEMKVFIERDKGKCMKSGSNNLLHVRELCGKVIASRKGKLNFQMEFLKKQASYPLIWKYDGTQRIVNTALEHLTVDQNTPEGPVETDILLTGGMNGSLCIFEVGKVGQQFNQGVKCLPDRVWTLKDRYREGYYDSPGHVWRPPGAFVHMPSNISCIKMSQKHPAPVSDASLKHILITTMGAESSGGTVNILNLSEPLDLNSSIPTDRTRISEIASFECTVWTADRSHDQKQAVVGTNRGAAMLDIETGVKSWVRRSKSDVFSIQFDNSENTVLCGLRNGTILSIDTRLKPGEFSGRLPQNRIPCHSSGSSSRFKSAARDSFQLKGRMYHCNTISMPSSVCCLAPLRLYEQCFLASSMDGSINLYDRRLMRGAIQSYLGNKNSHSRIQLGVDSSETMVMSGGEDYHLRLWSIKSGELLFDDKFMDSIPSVVSWPKTEGLLGMGKQIQGAWLGSEEGLFFMDWP
- the LOC101252105 gene encoding uncharacterized protein isoform X1, with amino-acid sequence MPKELPGFYYDAEKNRYFPIKGPIPGSSKKRKSPSPIVSTKERDKGKCMKSGSNNLLHVRELCGKVIASRKGKLNFQMEFLKKQASYPLDLFPFYYDQLSPKIWKYDGTQRIVNTALEHLTVDQNTPEGPVETDILLTGGMNGSLCIFEVGKVGQQFNQGVKCLPDRVWTLKDRYREGYYDSPGHVWRPPGAFVHMPSNISCIKMSQKHPAPVSDASLKHILITTMGAESSGGTVNILNLSEPLDLNSSIPTDRTRISEIASFECTVWTADRSHDQKQAVVGTNRGAAMLDIETGVKSWVRRSKSDVFSIQFDNSENTVLCGLRNGTILSIDTRLKPGEFSGRLPQNRIPCHSSGSSSRFKSAARDSFQLKGRMYHCNTISMPSSVCCLAPLRLYEQCFLASSMDGSINLYDRRLMRGAIQSYLGNKNSHSRIQLGVDSSETMVMSGGEDYHLRLWSIKSGELLFDDKFMDSIPSVVSWPKTEGLLGMGKQIQGAWLGSEEGLFFMDWP
- the LOC101252105 gene encoding uncharacterized protein isoform X5, coding for MKSGSNNLLHVRELCGKVIASRKGKLNFQMEFLKKQASYPLIWKYDGTQRIVNTALEHLTVDQNTPEGPVETDILLTGGMNGSLCIFEVGKVGQQFNQGVKCLPDRVWTLKDRYREGYYDSPGHVWRPPGAFVHMPSNISCIKMSQKHPAPVSDASLKHILITTMGAESSGGTVNILNLSEPLDLNSSIPTDRTRISEIASFECTVWTADRSHDQKQAVVGTNRGAAMLDIETGVKSWVRRSKSDVFSIQFDNSENTVLCGLRNGTILSIDTRLKPGEFSGRLPQNRIPCHSSGSSSRFKSAARDSFQLKGRMYHCNTISMPSSVCCLAPLRLYEQCFLASSMDGSINLYDRRLMRGAIQSYLGNKNSHSRIQLGVDSSETMVMSGGEDYHLRLWSIKSGELLFDDKFMDSIPSVVSWPKTEGLLGMGKQIQGAWLGSEEGLFFMDWP